A part of Pieris napi chromosome 9, ilPieNapi1.2, whole genome shotgun sequence genomic DNA contains:
- the LOC125052712 gene encoding protein ALP1-like, producing the protein MWTAEKFAVDFQGCVKMDVQKIITLTVLVYLLRKRKRKISRKRQFWVHPLLCERKTKGLYYTYFLDLKMYEKRFFNYMRMSTNTFNLLLDTIKPKITGTGNNYRKCIPAEEKLVITIRYLATGCSLSHISHEYRIGLPTVSEIVFDVCEAIWEILKPIVMPQLTRDKWIQTAEGFQKYAQFPNCIGAIDGKHIRVIKPQHSGSLYYNYKNYFSIVLLAICDVNYKFLYVDIGAYGKCSDSSIYKDSVFYHRLLNNDLDIPSNNPIKENGQSMPFVLVGDEAFSLSEHMMRPYAGRNLNNVKTNFNYRLSRARRYIECTFGILANKWQILHRPLNVKKEFAVVIIKALCVLHNFVRERDGYDFKDTLTVPEALLEIPACLPNRANRTSTEYRDIFANYFSTDGRLPWHNL; encoded by the exons ATGTGGACGGCCGAAAAATTTGCAGTCGACTTCCAAGGATGTGTCAAGATGGACGTGCAGAAGATAATCACGCTAACTGTGCTTGTGTATTTACTACGAAAACGAAAACGGAAGATTTCACGTAAAAGACAGTTTTGGGTGCATCCATTACTTTGCGAGAGAAAGACTAAAggattatattatacttattttttggatttaaaaatgtatgagaAGAGATTCTTTAATTACATGAGAATGTCAACGAATACTTTTAACCTGTTACTGGATacaataaaaccaaaaattaCTGGAACTGGTAACAACTATCGGAAATGCATTCCAGCAGAAGAAAAATTAGTAATAACAATAAG gtaTTTGGCTACTGGGTGTTCTTTATCTCATATAAGTCATGAATACCGTATAGGGCTTCCTACAGTATCGGAAATAGTATTTGATGTTTGTGAAGCAATATGGGAGATATTAAAACCAATTGTGATGCCACAATTGACCAGAGATAAGTGGATTCAAACGGCTGAAGGTTTTCAAAAATACGCCCAATTTCCTAATTGCATCGGAGCCATCGACGGCAAGCACATTAGAGTTATCAAACCACAACATTCGGGATCtctttattacaattacaagaattatttttcaatcgtGTTACTTGCAATATGtgatgtaaattataaatttctttacGTAGATATTGGAGCATACGGCAAATGCAGTGATTCGTCAATTTACAAAGACTCTGTATTTTATCATAGGCTTTTAAATAATGATCTCGATATTCCGAGCAATAACCCCATCAAAGAAAATGGCCAATCAATGCCGTTCGTTTTAGTGGGTGATGAGGCGTTTTCACTATCGGAACATATGATGCGACCGTATGCTGGGAGAAACTTGAATAATGTAAagactaattttaattatcgacTATCCCGTGCCCGCCGCTATATTGAATGTACATTTGGAATATTAGCCAATAAATGGCAGATTCTTCACCGACCCCTAAACGTCAAGAAAGAATTTGCAGTTGTGATTATAAAAGCTCTATGTGTGCTTCATAATTTTGTGCGAGAAAGAGACGGATATGATTTCAAGGACACGTTAACTGTACCAGAGGCTTTATTAGAAATACCTGCATGTTTACCTAATAGAGCAAATAGAACATCAACCGAATATCGAGATATATTCGCAAACTACTTCAGTACCGATGGTCGCTTGCCCTGGcacaatttgtaa